A portion of the Streptococcus urinalis 2285-97 genome contains these proteins:
- a CDS encoding phage holin, LLH family, translating to MNSIIENIIDLAVIVGMLAPIIIQGIKLLQAHTTDKRIKVLESYALRVVQTLEQNANLAGGDKKKLALEKLASYINKSPLNLKVTDTQLSDLIESAVSKLDKTSKAEKIKSVEVEEEVKTTELSAEQQAKLESILATAPSN from the coding sequence ATGAATAGTATTATTGAGAACATTATTGACTTAGCTGTAATCGTAGGAATGCTTGCACCTATCATTATTCAAGGAATAAAATTATTACAAGCACATACGACAGATAAACGTATAAAAGTTTTAGAAAGTTACGCTTTACGTGTTGTACAAACACTTGAACAAAATGCAAATTTAGCTGGTGGAGATAAAAAGAAATTGGCTTTAGAAAAACTAGCTAGTTACATTAATAAAAGCCCGCTTAATTTAAAAGTAACTGATACACAATTAAGTGACTTGATTGAATCTGCAGTTAGCAAGTTAGATAAAACTTCAAAAGCAGAAAAAATTAAGTCAGTAGAAGTTGAAGAAGAAGTTAAAACAACAGAACTATCAGCAGAACAACAAGCAAAATTAGAAAGCATTTTAGCAACTGCACCATCTAATTAG
- a CDS encoding CD1375 family protein: protein MIMLFALNVVYNNYPWKPIPAILKPKIKEQIILIVGADNMELVNQLTKED from the coding sequence ATGATTATGTTATTTGCTTTAAATGTCGTTTATAATAACTACCCTTGGAAACCAATCCCAGCAATTCTAAAACCAAAAATTAAAGAACAAATTATTCTTATTGTTGGTGCTGATAATATGGAATTGGTTAATCAACTAACCAAAGAAGATTAG
- a CDS encoding CsbD family protein, with product MSEEKFEAKADQLKGSVKEGVGKLTGDKELEAEGTAGKVIGKGKELVDDAKEIVEGAIDSIKDKMK from the coding sequence ATGTCAGAAGAAAAATTTGAAGCAAAAGCAGATCAATTAAAAGGTAGTGTCAAAGAAGGCGTTGGCAAATTAACTGGCGATAAAGAATTAGAAGCTGAAGGAACAGCTGGTAAAGTTATTGGAAAAGGTAAAGAGTTAGTTGACGATGCTAAAGAAATCGTAGAAGGTGCTATTGATAGCATAAAGGATAAAATGAAATAA
- a CDS encoding DUF1366 domain-containing protein, whose product MKLTFIRKLQEFDETGQPSSTKVILGNTDGALFPVFLNAEKINLSNTKLLNLALEKIYEENFPQRAENEKFNLFGSKIAEVDATIEKANKKIEEMTTQMTSQRTQSAVAQKTILDLLTLLYTKGLINDEDFTKLTQ is encoded by the coding sequence ATGAAACTTACATTCATAAGGAAATTACAAGAATTTGATGAAACGGGACAACCTAGTTCCACTAAAGTTATTTTAGGAAACACAGACGGCGCATTGTTCCCCGTCTTTTTAAATGCCGAAAAAATCAATTTAAGTAACACTAAGCTACTAAATTTAGCACTTGAAAAAATTTATGAAGAGAATTTTCCACAACGTGCTGAAAATGAAAAATTTAATTTATTTGGTTCTAAGATCGCAGAAGTTGATGCAACTATTGAAAAAGCAAATAAAAAAATTGAAGAAATGACAACTCAAATGACAAGTCAAAGAACGCAATCTGCAGTTGCTCAAAAAACGATTTTGGATTTACTTACCTTACTCTATACGAAAGGTCTCATCAATGATGAAGATTTTACAAAACTTACACAATAA